CCTGCCTTTAGGGACTCCTTTGGTACGTGGATAGCCCGGTTTATCGCCGTTAACCTGTATTCGGGCATTGCCTATCTGGTCATGCACGTAGCCAGTCTATTCCAACAGTATGCAATGGAAGCCGAGATTACAAGGTATCAACAACTCCTTGAAAGCACGGGCGACACATTGGAGAAAATGGGCTGGTTTGCGGGCAACGGGATTTTAAGTTTCGGTATCGTCATCGTGACATTCCTGATCGGAGGACTGACCATGCTCACCGTACCGAGTATCAGCACATGGATTGTATCGACAAGTGGTATCACTTCGGCCGCAAGCACAATGGGGCGTGGAGCATCCAATATGGGCCGTGCCGCAAGAAAGATAATCGCCAAGTTTTAACCCCTTTTAAACACGCAATGCTATGATAATAAAAAATATTGAAGCCAAGATCAGGCTTGCCACCTTTATTGCCGGGGCAAGTCTGATTGCCGCCGTGCTCATGGTGATGACAGTATCTTTTTTTGCCTACAAACAGGTAGGCAATGCACGTAAATCCGTGTATATACTTGACGCTAACAACGTTCCCATGTCTGCAAGCCAGACCGATGTTGAAGTAAACAGACCCATCGAGTACCGTACACATATCAACCTTTTCCATTCACTATTTTTTACGCTCGCACCGGACGATAAATTCATCGAATACCAGATGCGAAAAGCCATGTACCTGATCGATGAATCCGGTGCATTGCAGTACAACAACCTGCGGGAAAAGGGATTTTTCAATTCCGTGCTGTCGTCCAGTTCCGTTCTCACCATCCAGACCGATTCCATCCATGTCGATCCGGTGAAAAAGTACTTCCGCTACTATGGTAAACAGACCATAGATCGGCGTAGCTCGACGGTAGTACGCACATTGGTCACGGAGGGCTATTTGCGAGACCTTGACGTGCGTACGGAGAACAATGGTCACGGTATATTGATAACCCGATGGAAAACGCTCGAAAACAAAGACATCAGCTATGTTCAAAAAAATAACTTCTAACCGCTCGCCCGACACAACGGTGTGGACAGCATTTTACAGGGAGTTTGGCAAGTATATCGATGGTGGCATCGTACGTTCCAAACGGTTCCTTGAAGCCCGACCACGTACGGTATTTTTTGCAATGGTGGTAAGCATTCTCGTTTCCGTTGGATGCTTTCTTTTTCTCCCAAAAGAAACACCACAAAAAGACAACGTACAGCTTTCCGTACAACAACCCTTAATGGATGGAATGGGCGGTATTGTCACGACCGTTTCAGCTCTAAAGGAACTGCTGGAAATCCGTACGATCCTCGACAGTCTGATGGAAAAAGAAAATTTGGACAGCTCCGACAGCCTGCTAATGGAGAGAGCCATCGACAGGATGCAAATCCTCGAAAAAAGATTGGCCGAAACAAACAAACCCCAAAATTCACCCTAATACAATCCAACAAACATGAAAATCAATTTCAGACAGCCGCGTTATGTGCTACCCCTCATAGCGTTGCCATTTCTATGCCTGTTCTTCTATGTCTATCAAACAGGTTTTGCAAAGGAAGAAGCACCACAGCAAGAGGGCGATCCTTTGCAGGGCCAGATTGCCGATGTATCGGAGGACGTGAAGAACCGCGCGCTATCCGACAAACTTGCCGCCTACCGTGAGCAGTACCGTCGAGGTGACGGTTATACGGCAATAGGCCAGTTACAGGAAGAAAGAGCCGAACAATTCCGTTTTGATGAACTGTACAACGAAGAAGAAAAGCGAAAACTTGATTCCATCGAGCGGGCGCTCAAAAACCAGCGACCTGTTTCCGTTAGCGGAGATTCGGAAAATGACGACCAAGACCGAGCATTGCAACAGGCCCTTTCCTCATTACAGCGAAAACCCGAACCGATCAGGGAGACGCCGGACAAGACCGATCCGATGGAACTTTTCCGTAAGCAGATGGCCTATGCGGACAGCAT
The Sphingobacterium spiritivorum genome window above contains:
- the traK gene encoding conjugative transposon protein TraK is translated as MIIKNIEAKIRLATFIAGASLIAAVLMVMTVSFFAYKQVGNARKSVYILDANNVPMSASQTDVEVNRPIEYRTHINLFHSLFFTLAPDDKFIEYQMRKAMYLIDESGALQYNNLREKGFFNSVLSSSSVLTIQTDSIHVDPVKKYFRYYGKQTIDRRSSTVVRTLVTEGYLRDLDVRTENNGHGILITRWKTLENKDISYVQKNNF